The following proteins come from a genomic window of Xiphophorus couchianus chromosome 19, X_couchianus-1.0, whole genome shotgun sequence:
- the LOC114133955 gene encoding protein FAM181A: protein MSSADSEVKTLLNFVNLASSDIKAALDKSAPCRRSVDHRKYLQKQLKRFSQKFSRVPRGQSLTSADNRCARGAERQRATATDQASSDAQHAQSVGGLMDQVPMRKRQLPASFWEEPRLTKARRDKSFLDLRRSSSSGTSDGGENEKRRRSQEDAQKTANSSSGRRSSAEKEVLKLDLTSHRSVSFCSCCPFQFHGHQVLHSQIVVPHPPFGLWSKAAEPQRSEHQYGQKLHTHVVVKPIPTKATAQSPIFSVFGFI, encoded by the coding sequence ATGTCAAGCGCAGACAGCGAAGTTAAAACTTTGCTTAACTTTGTAAATTTGGCGTCCAGCGACATCAAGGCGGCTCTGGATAAGTCGGCTCCCTGCAGGCGCTCCGTGGATCACCGGAAATACCTACAGAAGCAACTCAAGCGCTTCTCACaaaagttctccagagtcccgAGAGGTCAATCTCTCACTTCTGCGGACAACAGGTGCGCCAGAGGAGCTGAGCGTCAAAGGGCGACTGCGACGGATCAGGCCAGCTCCGATGCGCAACATGCGCAGAGCGTCGGCGGCTTAATGGACCAGGTGCCGATGCGGAAACGACAACTACCAGCGTCGTTTTGGGAGGAACCCAGGCTAACCAAAGCCAGGAGAGACAAATCCTTTTTGGATTtgagaagaagcagcagctcgGGGACATCGGATGGCGGCGAGAATGAAAAGAGGAGAAGGAGTCAGGAGGACGCGCAAAAAACCGCAAACTCCTCATCCGGCAGGCGCAGCTCTGCGGAAAAAGAAGTGCTGAAACTGGATCTGACTTCACATCGCTCCGTgagtttctgcagctgctgccccTTCCAGTTCCACGGACATCAGGTCCTCCACAGCCAGATTGTGGTTCCGCATCCTCCCTTTGGTCTGTGGAGCAAGGCAGCAGAGCCGCAAAGGTCCGAGCATCAGTACGGACAGAAACTCCACACGCACGTTGTGGTGAAACCGATACCGACCAAGGCCACGGCGCAGTCTCCGATCTTCAGCGTGTTTGGGTTCATTTAA
- the prima1 gene encoding proline-rich membrane anchor 1, whose product MRSTAGCEEENDWGINYSRRRLSQLQPLKWKGWMVISQTLQAYVYSCIHLLETLPSIFENSAGGMLLRDLMPFTLSFWPFFIAHCLLSQLLLSCKGEIQRSCSWTVAEKVGEQCQVACHCRRYPPLPPPPPPPPPPRLLGTTVAQPMVPLLRPWWTEVDVIVLGTVSCASVVFLLSAIIICYKAIKRKPLRKEENGTSRGEYAMSIRNKKAMGTNNTVV is encoded by the exons ATGCGATCGACAGCGGGATGTGAAGAGGAAAATGATTGGGGCATAAACTATTCCCGGAGACGCCTGTCACAGCTACAGCCGCTGAAGTGGAAAGGGTGGATGGTTATTTCGCAAACACTTCAAGCCTATGTATACTCCTGCATTCATTTGTTGGAAACGCTTCCTAGTATCTTCGAGAACAGCGCAGGAGGAATGCTGCTCCGAGATCTGATGCCATTTACTTTAAGTTTTTGGCCTTTTTTCATCGCTCACTGCCTCCTGTCACAGCTTTTACTCTCATGCAAG GGAGAGATCCAGAGGTCATGCTCGTGGACGGTGGCGGAGAAAGTTGGCGAACAGTGCCAGGTGGCGTGCCACTGTAGGAGATAccctcccctccctcctcctccgcctcctccaccGCCTCCTCGGCTTCTGGGAACCACAG TGGCACAGCCCATGGTGCCGTTGTTGAGGCCCTGGTGGACGGAAGTGGACGTTATAGTGCTTGGGACAGTGAGCTGTGCCTCAGTCGTCTTCCTCCTTTCTGCCATCATCATCTGCTACAAGGCTATCAAAAG GAAACCACTGCGAAAGGAGGAGAACGGGACGAGTCGCGGGGAGTACGCCATGAGCATCCGCAACAAGAAGGCCATGGGTACAAACAACACTGTGGTATAG